Within Phycisphaerales bacterium, the genomic segment GCGCTGGAAGTTCGGCACGCCGCCCGTCGGAAACGCCAACTACGCTTGGATTCAGCACTTCATCCACCATCTGGCGCCCGCGAACGGGCGCGGCGGCGGTGTGGCCGGTTTCGTCATGGCCAACGGCTCGCTCTCGTCCAACAGCGGCGGCGAGGGCGACATCCGCCAGCGCATCATCGAGGCCGACCTGGTCGACTGCATCATCGCCATGCCGCCGCAGCTCTTCCTGACGACCGGCATCCCCGTCTGCCTGTGGTTCATCAGCCGGGACAAGACGGGCAAGAATGTCAAAGGCCGCGACGCGTCCGGCAAGGTCGTCAAGGGCCGCGGGCGCGATCGGCGCGGCCAGACGTTGTTCATCGACGCCCGCCAGATGGGCACGATGGAGACGCGAACGCTGCGCGTGCTGAGCGGACGGGAGGAATACCCGTTGCCGCCGGACAGCGACATCGGCCGCATTGCCCGCACCTACCACGCGTGGCGTGGCGAGCCCGAGGCGGGCGAGTACGAGGACGTCGCCGGCTTCTGCAAGTCGGCCACGCTCGACGAGATCGCCAAGCACGGCCACGTCCTGACGCCGGGGCGCTACGTCGGCGCCGTGGAGGCCGAGGACGACGGCGAGCCGTTTGAGGACAAGATCCGGCGGCTGACGGCGGAGCTCGAGGAGCAGTTCGCGGAGTCGGAGCGGCTGACGGGCGTGATTCGCGAGAATCTGAGCCAGTTCACCAGCGGGGCGTGACCAGTGTCGACGCGCGTGCCTGTGAAACCCGAGATGCTGGAGTGGGCCTGCCGCCGGGCGGGCGTCAGCATCGATGCGCTCGCGAAAAGGGCCACCCTGAAGATGCTGCCGGAGTGGCTCAGCGAGGACGAGCAGCCCACGGTGAAGCAGCTCGAGGAATTCGCGAAGGCGACGCACACGCCGTTCGGGTTCTTCTTCCTCGCCGAGCCGCCGGACGAGCCGGTGCCGATCCCGGATTTCCGCACCATGCGCGGCGAACGGGTGCAGCGCCCCAGCGCCGACATGCTCGACACGATCTACGTGTGCCAGCAGCGGCAGGACTGGTATCGCCAGCATGCGCAGTTGATGGGCGAGGAGCCGCTCGCGTTCGTGAGCTCCGTGCGCGTGGGCGCAAATGTCGTCGAGACGGCTGCGAGTATCCGCCAGGCGCTCCGGCTCGACTCGCCGCTGAGCACATACGCGGGCACCAACGGCGAGGCCCTTCGCGTGCTGCTTGAGCGGGTGGACGCGCTGGGCGTGTTGGTGATGGTGACCGGCTATGTCGGGACCAACACACGCCGCCGGCTCGATCCGGACGAGTTCCGCGGGTTCGCGCTGGTCGACCCGCTCGCGCCGCTCGTCTTCGTGAACGGCCGCGATTCCAAAGCCGCGCAACTCTTCACGCTCATTCACGAATTGGCGCACATCTGGGCGGGAGAGTCCGGTGTGTCGGACGTCAGCGCGTCGCCGCGCGCCGACGTCGAACGCTGGTGCAACGCCGTCGCCGCGGAGGTGCTCGCGCCGCTGGACGAGTTCCGCGAGGCTCTGCGATCGAATGCCGAGCCCCTTGGTGAAGCACAGCGCCTCGCCGACATCTACCGGGTCAGCACGCTGGTCGTGCTGCATCGCATGCTCGACGCGGGAAGCCTGACGCGTGAGCAGCACGACCGCGCCTATGGCCGGGAATCCGCGCGACTGAGCGCCTTACTGGCCGAGCGTGAGGAGTCCGGCGCGGGCGGCGCCGGCGGAAACTACTACGCCACGGCGCGGTATCGCCTCAGCAAGCGCTTCGCCACCGCCGTCATCGCCAGCACCTGGGAGGGCCGGTCGACCTTTACGGAGGCCTTCCGCCTGCTCGGCTGCCGCAACGTGAAGACGCTGGAGACGCTCGGCGAGCGCCTCGGGATGG encodes:
- a CDS encoding ImmA/IrrE family metallo-endopeptidase, giving the protein MSTRVPVKPEMLEWACRRAGVSIDALAKRATLKMLPEWLSEDEQPTVKQLEEFAKATHTPFGFFFLAEPPDEPVPIPDFRTMRGERVQRPSADMLDTIYVCQQRQDWYRQHAQLMGEEPLAFVSSVRVGANVVETAASIRQALRLDSPLSTYAGTNGEALRVLLERVDALGVLVMVTGYVGTNTRRRLDPDEFRGFALVDPLAPLVFVNGRDSKAAQLFTLIHELAHIWAGESGVSDVSASPRADVERWCNAVAAEVLAPLDEFREALRSNAEPLGEAQRLADIYRVSTLVVLHRMLDAGSLTREQHDRAYGRESARLSALLAEREESGAGGAGGNYYATARYRLSKRFATAVIASTWEGRSTFTEAFRLLGCRNVKTLETLGERLGMEAYLSGGPV